AACTTGCTACTCTGCCGATGTAAAGACACTCAAGCTACAATGTATACTGCTACTTTTGCAAGCTTTTTTTAAAGTGATTTGCCACCCAAGAAAAGAGACAAAAGCGCTAGTGAAATATTGTGTTACAACACACATGATAACGAGCCCTtaatttttctgttctttcaCTTGCTTTATGTCATATTTACAGCACTGAAACATACATGTACTTCGAAACTCGGCACTCGAAAATGAAGCATAACGGAAAAGAGCATAAGCACAAAGAATGACTGAAGTTTCTTCTAGAGTTACAAGCAAATCCTCGACACTATGTACAGCACCCATTCACTAGCACGTTAAACAACGAGCGATGATGAGTGACAGCGAGCGTAAGATGGCATACTGGGATGGAAATTCATCCACAAACTTCAATCCTTTGTTAATGGGTCGGTACAATGTGCTTGGCACGCCTTGCATTCTACTCCGCATCATCTTGAACTCCGCCAAGAGTTGACTGGTTTACGGTTACACTAATCAATCAATTCTCTTCGCGTGATAAAACTTCATTAATTACTTGTTTTCATTATCTATTATACAAGAATGTCAAACCGTCCAACTGCAAAAGTTCGCTTGAATTATATATTTAATCAGCTTTCTACACTAATGTCTAAGTACCAAAGCAGAGGACACCTAAAACATGAATGTTGGCTTTAATTTCAAGCTTTTTAAATCCTAAGTAATCAACTATCCCTCCAATTTTAACTAACATACCTCCGTTTGAGGTTTGGCGATTGAAGTTCTAATAATCTCATTCTGGAGGACAATCTTCTTCGGTGAATTTCTTTACATGATGCTGATGAAGTTAGTCTAAAAGTTCGCATCGTCATACTTTCTAATGAAAGCAACAAACTTGGAGAGGACGTATGGTGACCATGTCCCCAATATCCACAAATTCCTCAAGAGCCTTCATCTCGAACAACATAGTTGTTTCGTCAATGGTTCGCTACTCGGTTGAGAACCAGTTACACAAGGCAAACTGTTATCATGAAATAGACCTCGTTATCCGTTGAGTACCCGAGGTTGCGCTTCGTCGGAAAAGGAATATTTTGTCAGCACAATCAGCCTGAGCCTGAGCTCGGTTCAGTTGCTCAGTTCCCGAGCCTTAGCAATTGCCCCCACATTGGGCAATATACCATAACAGTTTCCAGTCTTGTCTAAGGATGTATTCACCGGTAGGTCGATTACTCCGACGTCACTGAACATTCGATCTATATCTTAAGCTTCTGCAGCACTTCATTGCCATGTTTGACGTTGAATGACCTGAACATCGACGCAGTAACCTCCCGAACTGAGACAATATTAAAAAGCCACCTGTCGGATATGAAGCTCCTAACGATGTTAAGCTTCTTCGCTTCGTAATGACACCTGCAGTTTTTACAAACCTTCCATATGCAGCTCCTCGTAGTAGTTGGTACAAGTTCAATGAGAGCATAATAAATGAAGGTCAAAGTTTACCTGTGCACAAAAGAATAGCTACAAAAGGCGAACCAGAAGTGGATACTTGCACGTCAGTCCATTTTTTAAAGCATCCATCATTCACACGCAGTTCATTACAAGTGAGACTACATGCATATAGACACGTTGCTCTAATTCACAAACCTTTGTTCTTATAATTGCGCATAATTTATTCTACTTATACTTCCCTAACATTACATCCAGCATTAAACACGAAATAAATTCCATTTGTTACCCTTCCCCTTGTCGAAAACACAATGTCCTAGGCCTAGACACGTGCATTTACTTATGCTATTCTTAGaactagattttttttgttttgctaacgCATCATTAATCTGCATCTTGCGTCGCACGTCATGCTGCGAATAGAAAACATTTCCCCTTTCAGCAACGTTTTCCTCCCTTGGGACGCTTACAGTTGacacggcaacaaaaaaacattacgaTCGCTCGTCCATTATGTCACTCGAACGGCAAATACTATTGCggcaaagaagcaaaaaacacacttccTCCTGAGGTGCGGTGCTTAGCTTGATCTAGGTGATGCACGTAAACGGTAAATTTCTCTGAGTTTATCACAGTCTTTATAGTGTATAATAACGCTTGCGAGGAGCCATCGTCAAACCACGGGTCTAGTGGTCGGCTTCGGGGTCATGCTTCCGGTACACCTCCGGCCTATCCAACTTCGGTGGTATCGGGTCGACGCTTACCACCGTAACACCAGACTGCTCAGAGACCGTATCGAAACCCAAATTGTCACGCTCAAGCTCATCGAGCGGTGATTTTTTCGCGCCACCGTTTTCTGCCGACTCCACATCCTTCGGCCGAATGTCCGGGTTGGTGATGTATCGGCGTTCCTTGCCGGGGAATAGCTTACTGCAGTGGTAAGCGATCGGATGCAACAGTTTGCGATCGTACGCATCGTCGCTGTGCGACGTCAACAGGCTGACCAGCGTTCCCACCACCACGGTTAGGAAGGTGCCGATTAAGCTGTAGTACATGTACGACACGGAATAGATGTTTTGCGGGAATCCGGTCGCGGACGGTACCGGTGCTTGCGGGGTGGTGTCAAAGTAGGGAAATTCTGACTCCACCTCGAGAGGAGTGTTGGCTAGCAGCCAGgatttggtgggttttgtaaTACCCGAAGAGAATGTGTCGTTTGTGCAACCCTAAAAACGGTAAGATACAAGCGTTAGTAATGGCGAGTTTGGTGCGCTCAAATCGCACAAAGATGCTTACCTCAATGGTAGTCGGTAGCAGTATAACCTCCTTCGACACCGTTAAGCTGCCGAACGTTATCCACAGTGTGATGATGTGGGACACGACCATACCGCAGGCGGCTCCCTTCCAGTTAGCGAGCGGCACCAACATGGCGAGCAGAAACACACCCAACAGCGGTCCGGAGGTGGCCGACGTCATCAGCATACTGCTCTCGATCACACCCGACAGCAGTCCAACCGAGAACCCAACGCCCATCACAATCACACCGTAAATCGAACCAATAAACTTAATAACGTTCAACTGCTGCTTATCGCCGATACCCTTGAAGCGGGGCAGATGTGAGAGAAAGTCCTCCCAGGTGACCGTTGCCAGTGAGTTGAGGTTCGATACGTTCAGGCTCAGCGCGCCGTTAAACAGCGAAGCCATGAAGATGCCCAAAACGCCCGGCAGGTAGGCAAATTTGTCCTCCACAAAGAACGGCAAAATTTCGTCCATCTTGTTAATGTAGCCGGCCTTCATCGGGTCGCACACGGCGTACACCGCGTAAACGCCCATCCCGACGATCCACGCCAGACAGAACAGTACAATCACGACCGGTATGTTGCTCATCAGCGTGCGGCGTACCTCCTTGAACGTGCTCATGCTTAGATAGCGCTGCACAAAGTTCTGCTGGCAGCCGAATATGCTCAGCGACATAAACAGCTGACCGAGCCAGGCGGACGTGGTGTCTACGCGCACCGTCACATCACCGGTAAAgttgaagaaattcaaacGATCTGTAAagatgtttttaaaagagTAAGCATTAGAATTAAggacgttttctttttgtaaagATCCAATCGCAACCTTACCTTCATTGGCGGGAATGGTGAAAATCTTTTCGAACCCACCGACCGTTATCATCGCCTGTACGATAATGCCCAGCGAGATCAGGATCATCGTCACGCCCTGTATTACGTCCGCCGTGATAGCCGCTTTCAGTCCACCGAGCAAGTTGAACCCGATGCTGATGACGGAGATGCCGATCAGCGATGCCCAGTACGGTACACCGATGACGGTGTTCATGGCGACCGTCGGTGTGTATACCGTGACGCCCAGATTAAGCAGCGACCGGACGATGTACGTGCCGGATGCGAGACATCGCACCAGCCGGCTGTTGAAGCGCAGATCCAAATACTGGTAAACGGACGTCACGCCCAGGTTGAAGTACACCGGGATGAAGATGAAGCAGACGACGGGATACGCGGTCACCATGCCGTACAGCGTTTCCCACATGGCCGATCCGCGATAGAACAGTTCGCTCGGGTAGCCCAGAAACGATCGGACGCCAAGCGTACCGCGGGCGATCGAAAGCATCATCGCACCCATCGATATTGTGCCGAGGCCGAACACATAGTCGGCCTTGGTTTTCTCCTTCTTGCCGAAAAAGCAACCCCAGAGCGGGAACAGGGTGGAGAATATGATGAACACGACGAACACCGCATAGTCCCAGATAAGATCCATAAAACTTCTTGCCATCtggggaaaaaaggtaaatttaaACGATGGAATTAGTCTAGCGCAAAGCAAAACGATTGTTTCTGTAGACTAGCAAGATGCAGCACACTGTACATCGAGCAAAACAGTGGCAAACAGTGGCGCCATCTGTGGGCAAAATTTAACGACGTTGGGTAGAACATGTTTTACGCCTCGTTTTCATCGCACCAGGTAAGATAACGCCTGGTGCAAATTGGCGTTGATTCCCTACCCAACAGGTGATAACGGTCCACAATCAAGCAACGGTTCACCGTCAGCGCTAACCAATCGCGGTGTCCCGGTCCCAATCGTTCGGGTGCCTCACTAGTCGGTGAAAACCAAGCGTCAGACACGACCGCCCCACTTGAATGCACGTCTGTTTTTGGTGTACGGTGCCATCCACGGAGGAAGATCGTGCCTAAATCGCCCGTCTGGGGGCACAAGCGAAATTtccgttttattatttttttttctttatcccGCCCCATTGTGCCTACAATTGCCTATAATGAAATTCGATTAGTGTCCTTACGATAAATGGGGACGCACAAAGGTAAGACGTTCACCGTTTTGGGCCGCTGATGGTTTGCTAAACCAAGCGCCACAGCACGCCGGCGCCGTGACGTGTTCGCCTACTTACAAAACGCTTCATCTCAGCAGACGCACGGGCAAAGGTTCACCCCAAAAAGTGTGTGCGGTCACGGGGGTTTGCTCAACTTCCTGCAGTCACCAACAAGCACGGTTTGGGCCCAACTGGTAAGGTACGCTGTT
This region of Anopheles marshallii chromosome 2, idAnoMarsDA_429_01, whole genome shotgun sequence genomic DNA includes:
- the LOC128719413 gene encoding sodium-coupled monocarboxylate transporter 1 codes for the protein MARSFMDLIWDYAVFVVFIIFSTLFPLWGCFFGKKEKTKADYVFGLGTISMGAMMLSIARGTLGVRSFLGYPSELFYRGSAMWETLYGMVTAYPVVCFIFIPVYFNLGVTSVYQYLDLRFNSRLVRCLASGTYIVRSLLNLGVTVYTPTVAMNTVIGVPYWASLIGISVISIGFNLLGGLKAAITADVIQGVTMILISLGIIVQAMITVGGFEKIFTIPANEDRLNFFNFTGDVTVRVDTTSAWLGQLFMSLSIFGCQQNFVQRYLSMSTFKEVRRTLMSNIPVVIVLFCLAWIVGMGVYAVYAVCDPMKAGYINKMDEILPFFVEDKFAYLPGVLGIFMASLFNGALSLNVSNLNSLATVTWEDFLSHLPRFKGIGDKQQLNVIKFIGSIYGVIVMGVGFSVGLLSGVIESSMLMTSATSGPLLGVFLLAMLVPLANWKGAACGMVVSHIITLWITFGSLTVSKEVILLPTTIEGCTNDTFSSGITKPTKSWLLANTPLEVESEFPYFDTTPQAPVPSATGFPQNIYSVSYMYYSLIGTFLTVVVGTLVSLLTSHSDDAYDRKLLHPIAYHCSKLFPGKERRYITNPDIRPKDVESAENGGAKKSPLDELERDNLGFDTVSEQSGVTVVSVDPIPPKLDRPEVYRKHDPEADH